CAATTGTGCTCTAATGGCTCTTATCCCAGCTTCGTGGTCTATTACTGTATAGAGAGACTGGATGTCTAACGTAGTCATAGTCCAGTCCTCTTCCACCTTTAACCCTTCCAATATTCGAATAATTTGGGTGGTGTCTCTCAAATATGATATCGTAGTTTTCACCATGGGTTGTAGCCATGTATCTATGTATCTTGATAGATTGGATGTTAGGGAGCCAATACCTGATACTATGGGGCGGCCCGGAGGACTCTCCATGTCCTTGTGTACCTTGGGAAGGCAGTAAAAGACTGGCAGTCTTCCGGGCGTCCCCATAATATAAGTCAGATTCTTGTTGTGACAGTATGCCCATCTGGGCACCTCTCTGGCAGTATTCTTTTAATTCCTCACTAAATTTTTTAGTGGGGTCTatttcaagttttttatatgtagAACTGTCTGAGAGTTGTCTTATGCACTCTTGTATATATTTTGTGGTATCTAGGATCACAATCGCCCCCCCCTTATCTGCGGGGCGAATCGTGATTTTTTCATTCTTCTGTAATTCTTTAATCGCAGATATTTCTCCATTTGATAGATTTTTCCTAtataattgtttttctttaacCTTTCTGAGATCtgtttccacatttttttgaaaactcCCCATTTCTGGGCCAATTTCATTCCTGGGAaatttttttgatttattttttagatttgtGTGTTTGAAGCTCTCTTCTCTTTGTATAGGTATGGAGGTaggatttttaataaagtatttttttaaacataaattcctaataaatttttgaatcccAATGTAGGTATTAAACTTGTTTAGTTGTGCGCTGGGTGCAAATTTTAATCCTTTATTTAAAAGGGAACTCTGTGCTAAGGTTAGTTTAGTGTTGCTCAAATTAATAATGTTATCCTGTTCTATGTTGTGTGTGTTTACCTGTAAGTCCTTCTTTTTCTTCCCCCTCCGTGTCTTATTGTTTCGGACTGGTGATTGTGATGTGATTGTTGTTGTGATTCCTTCTGAATGTGATTTGGTGATGTTCTCTGATACTCCCTTTGTCCCAATGGGCGTGCTTGGTGTGGTGAATAGTATGATTCCTCCTGTCTGTGATGTTGGTGATGTCTTAAATTGTAATGATGTCTCTGGGGAGTTTGTTCTCTCCTGTTGTGCTCTGGTGATCGTATATGTCTGGTTTTTATCCTTGGTGAGTGATGTGGTGGAGTCCCATCTAAAAAAGGCTGCTGCGCCAAAGTTTCAAATCTATTTCTCGTTGGTATTGTAGATCTTATTGGTTCTACAGGGATTACTACAGATCTATCTCTGTTTTCTACTTCTTTATATACTCTATGTTGTAGTTTAGGGACCAAATTATGTTTCTTACTTTTTTTAGCAATTATTTCGGATTCAATTTTATCTAGGCTTTTGCATATTCTTTCCTGCCATAAATTTAGAGTGCTATCTTTGGGTAATTGATCTATTTTAATTTTCATCCGATTAATTTCTTCTGTAGTGTGAACACTACAGAAGAAATTAATCGGATGAAAATTAAAATAGATCAATTACCCAAAGATAGCACTCTAAATTTATGGCAGGAAAGAATATGCAAAAGCCTAGATAAAATTGAATCCGAAATAATTGCTAAAAAAAGTAAGAAACATAATTTGGTCCCTAAACTACAACATAGAGTATATAAAGAAGTAGAAAACAGAGATAGATCTGTAGTAATCCCTGTAGAACCAATAAGATCTACAATACCAACGAGAAATAGATTTGAAACTTTGGCGCAGCAGCCTTTTTTAGATGGGACTCCACCACATCACTCACCAAGGATAAAAACCAGACATATACGATCACCAGAGCACAACAGGAGAGAACAAACTCCCCAGAGACATCATTACAATTTAAGACATCACCAACATCACAGACAGGAGGAATCATACTATTCACCACACCAAGCACGCCCATTGGGACAAAGGGAGTATCAGAGAACATCACCAAATCACATTCAGAAGGAATCACAACAACAATCACATCACAATCACCAGTCCGAAACAATAAGACACGGAGGGGGAAGAAAAAGAAGGACTTACAGGTAAACACACACAACATAGAACAGGATAACATTATTAATTTGAGCAACACTAAACTAACCTTAGCACAGAGTTCCCTTTTAAATAAAGGATTAAAATTTGCACCCAGCGCACAACTAAACAAGTTTAATACCTACATTgggattcaaaaatttattaggaatttatgtttaaaaaaatactttattaaaaatcctACCTCCATACCTATACAAAGAGAAGAGAGCTTCAAACACacaaatctaaaaaataaatcaaaaaaattTCCCAGGAATGAAATTGGCCCAGAAATGGGgagttttcaaaaaaatgtggaaacaGATCTCAGAAAGgttaaagaaaaacaattataTAGGAAAAATCTATCAAATGGAGAAATATCTGCGATTAAAGAATTACAGAAGAATGAAAAAATCACGATTCGCCCCGCAGATAAGGGGGGGGCGATTGTGATCCTAGATACCACAAAATATATACAAGAGTGCATAAGACAACTCTCAGACAGTTctacatataaaaaacttgaaatAGACCCCACTAAAAAATTTAGTGAGGAATTAAAAGAATACTGCCAGAGAGGTGCCCAGATGGGCATACTGTCACAACAAGAATCTGACTTTATTATGGGGACGCCCGGAAGACTGCCAGTCTTTTACTGCCTTCCCAAGGTACACAAGGACATGGAGAGTCCTCCGGGCCGCCCCATAGTATCAGGTATTGGCTCCCTAACATCCAATCTATCAAGATACATAGATACATGGCTACAACCCATGGTGAAAACTACGATATCATATTTGAGAGACACCACCCAAATTATTCGAATATTGGAAGGGTTAAAGGTGGAAGAGGACTGGACTATGACTACGTTAGACATCCAGTCTCTCTATACAGTAATAGACCACGAAGCTGGGATAAGAGCCATTAGAGCACAATTGGAGAAAAATAACACAATGAAGAAGCAACAAATAGATTTTATCTCAAAAGGGATCGAACACATCTTacaacacaattatttttattttgaagggagtttttatttacaaattaggggaaccgccatgggcactaggtttgcccccagctatgccaacctgttcctagCACAATGGGAACAGGAGAACATTGACTTACATAGAGGGGGCAACCTAGTGCTCTGGCGCCGTTATATAGATGATGTGCTTTTAATTTGGAAGGGAGATCAAGAGAGTCTGAACAAATTTATAACAGAActaaataataatatattgaATTTAGTTTTCACTCAAAGTACCAACAAAACAGAAATTGAATTTTTAGACTTGTCAATTACAAGAGTTGCAGACAAGTATATTTGTAAAACATACCAAAAACCCTCGGCCAGGAATGCCTTTATTTTACATACCAGTTGCCATCTGCCAAACTGGCTATTAAATGTACCCTTCGGACAGTTTCGCCGATTAAAACGAAACTGTACCGAAGAGGTCCAGTTTGAGGTAGAGGCAATGCATCTAAGAGACAAATTCCTGGCCAAACAATATCCAAGTAATATATTGGAAGGGTCATTGGATAAGGTTAGGAAACTACCAAGAAATACATTACTAACCGACAAGATAGTTGAACAGAATGAGATGGACTCCCAATGTAGGATTATCCTTCCTTATATGACACAAAGGAGAAAAATTGAAGAAATCATTAAACGTCATTGGCATCACCTCTTGCAAGATAAAGTTATAGGTAGGATAATACCCCCAAGACCCCATATAATATATACAAGGGCGGCCAATTTAGGGATAAAAGTAGCCCCTTCAATTAAGAATGTGAAGACCAGAACTTCCAATATTGGAAGACTGACTAACTTGAAAGGTTTTTACAAGTGCGGAAAATgtatctgttgtaaaactacgaaCATCCCAAGAAATACGAAGACAGTACCTTCCACACAAAATTCTTTTGTGTGGGAGATAGAACATTTCCTCACTTGTAACTCTGTGAGTGTAATTTATCTAGCTCAATGTCCATGCTCAAGACAATACATTGGACGAACTAAGAGGGCCTTGAGAGTGAGGATATCCGAACATATTTCCAACATTAGGAAGGGATATGAAAAACACTCACTCTCAAGGCACTTTAAAGAAGCACACGGACAAGACCCTAAAGGTTTGTCTTttgtggctctggaaaaaattgtgaaacattggagagggggaaaccaCATTGAGCAGATGTCAAGAGCAGAATCCAAGCAAATTTATAATTTTGGAAGTTTATTACCAGCTGGGCTTAATGCAGAATTATAAATCTTTGGCTTTTTATAGACTGGGTGGTGTGCCCCTCACTCAATTTGGGATCACACGTTAGCCCTTTACAGGCTCTGTGATCCCTTCTTGGTGATGGGCCCACCTCCCCGCTACTACACTTTATCACTTCTACTATGAATTTTATAACAAATTTTATAATGTATTAGAAATAGAAGATAAAGAGGATGATGCcccttcttattgtatatatgtaTCCCTTCTTATTAACTTGTATtatgttttaacattttttatgtttttaatgtatattatacactgTACTAATACTTTGCTCTGGGGTATCTTAATATATTAAGATATAGCGGTTCAAATCcaacaaaaaacgcatatgcgatttCAAAACCGCACAAGAAACGCACTGGAACCGCACCCTATAAAAATGAGATTCCAATCCAGTTTTTGTGGACTACCTGGAGGGATATAAAAAGGAGGACGTACCAACAGggatatagctactgaggaagaggactgaagtcctcgaaacgcgtttagcgttatatccctgaACACTGCAATAGTTGGGACATGAACGACAAAATTTGAATCATCTTTTCAGAAGTGGAGCGCTCCATTCGATATTTTCAAAACAACACCGCTCGTAGGTACATTGAAACATAGTTTCTAACTCCCGCGATACCTCTGAGACAACACGTGACCAACAtcagagagcgaggacgccgaaAGCGAGCGGTGCAACAAGCGGACGATTCTGACTGCTGAAGACTCCTTTGAGAAGGGTAAGCGACATCTCCTTTCAGGCGAAAACATCATAAGCCATAATATAAGGACTGTTACATTCGATTGTAAAAGGCAACAACACCCTCCTAGTATTTTGATACAAAAAGCTACTGCTGTCTTTGGATTGAGGATTTTAAATCTATAGCGGACATTGAACCGACGCCATAGCGTCCCACATTTAAAGACACAAGCTCCCAAATACAAGAGACTTGGATATTATCACTATTAAGTTAAAAAAGATTGTGATTCTCATTGTGCAATAGTATTATATATTTTAACtgtgttttattatattttacataatttttaGGGGTTTGAACGTTTTTTAATTTATAGTGTGTTTATTAATACATGTATTGTTGTTTTTGTTCCATTGTGAACTAGGACCAATAAAATAGTTGTTTGATGtgaaccacatagtgagtgccagccgtATTTTTCCCATTTTGGTTCCAAAAATGTTAAATGTCCAGTGTAATGTTACATTAAATGTCCAGTGTATCAAACTGGGATCATCAATAATACTATAATAGTATGAGCGAAGCAAAAGTATTACAACTTCATTGGCAAACAGGTGATACGTGTGTTTGAATGTTCAATCTTCTTCAATTTACAAACTTTAAGAATaaacagattaaaaaaataagttattCCAACCAATAGTCAAATAATTAATGTTTcctattataatttttattatatttttcgtTTAGAGTATGTATTCGGCTGCGTTGCCGAATCTTACAAAAAATTTGCTTGACCAATTGTTTTGtcgcaaagcacatttctttgtaagtaccgGGCGCAATGACTACTGGGGATGGCAATTGTTCCACCACCTATCATTCAACCCTCTCAGATGCCAGGTTCattgctgatcgtggcatctaagATGAATAGTAAGGTCCTACAGGGATTGAtcagctaaaaaataaaaaaaatgtacttgccttatccatttgagcataAAGAGGCCATCCTGGCCATCTTGTTTAAAGATCCAGCACAAAATCTCATGCGGCGGTGGATGTCATGCGTCACCGCACACAAGATTTTGCACTGgaacttcaagcaagatggctgcagcagcctcttcactctcaaatggatgagttaagtatgatttttatttttaatgccatttcagagaaaattgatttgttaccatgaagcacaagaaaTTTTGGCTTTGCAGctaattgaattttccctgaaatttggattgaagtccactttgatTACTTCGATGTCTTGTTTTCTATTTGTTCCTCTTCTACATTTATGTATTGCATTGAATCTTTTGAATCTGAACCTCTCTCCTATGTTAATTGTGTTCCCCATTAGGCAGTGCTACCTGTACTTGTTACTGCTGACCAGTTGGAAGCAAAACTCAGGTTACTGGAGTCTCAAGTGAATAATGAAGACAGATCCAAAAAGCTATCTGTTCTGGGACCAGAGGAAATTCTCAGATTCTTTGAGTCCAAGACATTAGAACAATTGCTTCCTGGTGGATTGCTAGTTCAAGGTTGGTTTGCTATTGCCGCTCAGAAGTCCAACCTAGATCTTCTACTGAAACGAGAGCTTGTCTGGATTTATTCACATCCTGGGGATTCTAGTGATTCTACATCTTCTTCCAAGGTCACACCTGGCAGTGATGGCCTCCATGCCTCTCCAGAAGGGTTTCTTAGCCTTGGTTCTCAACCATTTCTAGTGCCTATTGCAGACAAAGTATACTATATAGATATTGACCTGTTCGGAAATGATCCATCTTGTGCTAAGGTCCATGTTCTAGAGCAGTTGAAAATCGGATTAAAAAGATTGCCGGCAGGGAGTGGTATACTATTTATCATATATGCAGAGGAGAGTCTCCGGACTGAGCTTGTCCAACTGTGTGAAGGGttgaatatattacattttttgaggGAGCAGATTATTTTTGAAAGCGAGATCAGGCTTTATTGAATTCCACTTCCCAGTCTCGGCAGCTCTTATTTTGCATTTACGAATCTGTTCAAAGACcccacgcattgcacctgtgcagaAGAAAActacgcaatcgcagacaaaactaactCAATTGCTTGCAAAATTGTGCGAATTTCACTGattgcatcctgagccaatctgtTTTGTTCGTGTGAAAGGCGACTATAGGTTTGATGTTAAAGTGCAGTGCTAAAAGCTTTTCACAACATTGATTCCTATGAATCTGTCTTCCATTCCTTCAACCAAAAAGAATCCTACAGATTAGGAGAACCAGTGTTTAACCTCCATTGTGCTGTTGGCCATAACAAGGAAGAGAAGCGGGTGACAACTGGTGGCACATAAGTTCAGATCTTTCCTTCTATGGAGGTTACAGGGTAGTAATCCCAGATCTAGTGCCTGGGCGCCCAAAAGTGCATCTACCAAATAAAAACATGCCAATTTTACAAATAGTACAAACTATTTGTAATACAGTAGCAGATTTAGTTGAGTGAAGCCTCCTCCTGACCATGCAACGTAAATACACCTTGGGAGTCGGGTATTTTTAGATGGCACCCACTTGCGAGCACTGTGGGCACCATAGTTGCCAGgagcctgctgttttaaacagataCCTGATGCTAATATATTAAACAGTTACCCATAGTGGAGATCAAGGAAGCCGGATGGTGGGTGCGGCAGCCTCggtcctcctgaatgatccaAGGGTTGCACAGCTATGTTCCTATGAagaccttagaaaaaaataaaatatacatatatcaatctgctttatttatttattagtcttaaatcacaagaaaaacaatgtaaatgtggtattgttgtaattgtgctgacccagagaatgaaaatgGGTCTGTTTTTCTGCTTGCAGAAcgctgtaaatggtgccattagaaagtaaaacttgctCCGTAAAAGACGAGCCCTCATACggctgtgaatggaaaaattaagtTATGGCTTCAGGAAGGCAAGGCATAAAAAAGCAAACAAATGGAATGTGGCATGGTTTTGAAGGGGTTAGAGGAAGTAATAAGGTTTCTAAACTTCAAATTGGTATAGTTCAATCTTAGAAGACAATAGGCCACCAATACAAAAACCATGGTTTGACACAACCCCGAATGTGTAAGGCTACGATTGTAGGATTGTTGCCTTATTGCTATATTTGTTATGCTGGCTGTACAATTTATGGTATCCTGATTAAAACCTaataaaaactgttttaaaaaaaatatatatattttagaaagATGATtggtaagtagagatgagcgaatttcttgaaattctttGAGTCCAATTTGACTGAATTGGTCCAAAAGTTCAATTCATGTCTGAATTGTACCCAAATCAATAGTGCTCCGACTGGCCTGATtggtatgacactctgaggtctcctaagacatatttattttttttccccctaaatttTGCTTTCTCACTCCTCCTTTTTAAGCTCTTTAATTCAATGATGACAATAGTAAATGTCAGTGTGACACTGAcctatatagctatgggtaaatgtatGGCTGATATTAACAAACTCACTGCACCGTCGCATCTGCTATGCTTTTTaaactaaaggggttttccaggattttaatatgaatgacctatcctcaggataggatagaaaatggtctaaatttacacCAGCAGTAGATTTTGATGCAGTGGAgtatctgccaaagttatgttcTAAATGAGCCTCAAAAATGTCTCCTTTTTTTATTTGGGAACAGCAGCAGTACAACATGGATGTAGAAAGGGTAAAGTGTTTACAAGTAATAGCAGcaatagcagcacagcatggaacagacaaggaagTCGTTGTGAGTGTAGCTgtataggagtagtagtagtagtagtggtgggtgtgtaggggtaatggtagtggcagaAGGGGGATTAGCAGTGATGTTGGCAGCAGCTATACAGTATGTAACATTATGACAGGCAGAAAATGGCAGTGGCATGATTAGGCTACCGATATATATCCACCGTTAGCAATGGAAGATCTATTCATTTCTCTTCAACCGAATATGTCTGTGAAAATCCTAACTGATCCATGCAGGTTCATtatgacaaaagtgatgttttgtatgCTTGTGGAGGACAATTTTGTATGTTTGGGTGTGATGAAGCCACCTTCTGAGCTGAataccctctctgagatgacccTGGAGGCTGGAAAAGACAGTAAAGCAAGAGCAAATTGGGCCAGTTctggccactgttccaatctgctgGCCCAGACGTCCATGGGGTCGGGGAACATGGTATGTGCCAGAGAGAGGCCAGAGTCCTGGTAGGACTGAACCTGGGTGTTCAGGCAGTATATCTCAATTTGCTGATTTGCATCAGCCTGGTGCGACACATGAAAAAATTGCTCTATTATATTAATGACCTGCAAGCATACAGTTTGCAATGCTCTCCAGCATGCCCAACGACAAAATTCTTTCCAGCTCTGCTCACCAGTGCGATGATTGATCATCACGGACAATGTCTTCATTAGCGGCCTCGTCCTTCTGTACCAccaactcctcctcctgctcttctACCGCCTCTAGTggtagctcctcctcctccttcacttcctccTCCATGAGAATTTGTCTGTGTGGGTACCCAACAGCTACAAGGCTGCCAATGAGATGCGGAAGCTGTTCTTCTGTCATCCTTTGTTGCATCAGCTTGAGTGTTTTCTGTAACATAAATATGTGGGTGATGACAGTGAATTCTGCAGTTGTCCttactgacaaatctggtggcctACTTGAAGGACCTGAGTATGCGATCTTGACGAGCTGGAGTTGGTGATGAGACAGCCAGTGGGATATTTGCTGCTTAATGCACTTTAGCAAAAGGAATGGCTATGGGGGTGCTCTTGTCCAGCTTTAACACAGCATGCAAATGCTTCACTTTACTGATATGTTAGAGTGATGGGGTGTAGAAGCAATGTCCTGCCCTGTTTCTGTTGGAGACAGGAAAATTTCCATTGAGGAGGAGTCAATAGTACATGGCCTCATTGCTCTGGTGCTGCGTCGCTGCTGTGAAAGACATGTATTGTGCCTGCCTCTAACAGCTGCTTCAGGTGTCCAGGGTGGCGTGCACCTTGCTCTGCAGCAGCAATTGCAAAAAGAAGCCCTCATTCTCTGACATGTGACAGTGCAAGGCAGGAATAACGGTCGCTAGGTATCTTCCATTGCTGCTGGGCGCACACCATCAAGTCCCTAAAGGCAGCGGAATAAACTTAGTGAAAAGGCAGCAACTGCGCTGCTAACAACTTGTCGAGGTTGGAGCTAAGCTTGCATACCATCAGATTGCTGGGCACAGCATACTTGTTTCCTGGCCAAACATTCCATTATGGCtacctgcacatgaccgtatgcgttttgcagtctgcaaactgcggatccgcaaaaaaataaaataaaaatggattacatctgtatgccatccg
The Bufo gargarizans isolate SCDJY-AF-19 chromosome 2, ASM1485885v1, whole genome shotgun sequence genome window above contains:
- the LOC122927162 gene encoding histidine N-acetyltransferase-like, which translates into the protein MSVLTSVPKIDFSPATAEDYEELMSISSGLFNGTDYVPLKYHTWLKEPQRRMFVARCEGKVVAFESFILVDDGTTAVMEGLRVATEMRKRGVGGLIYGFCLNVIHSDHPEVKIVRFVLSQNPPAIALETSKMITCKAVLPVLVTADQLEAKLRLLESQVNNEDRSKKLSVLGPEEILRFFESKTLEQLLPGGLLVQGWFAIAAQKSNLDLLLKRELVWIYSHPGDSSDSTSSSKVTPGSDGLHASPEGFLSLGSQPFLVPIADKVYYIDIDLFGNDPSCAKVHVLEQLKIGLKRLPAGSGILFIIYAEESLRTELVQLCEGLNILHFLREQIIFESEIRLY